In Oryza brachyantha chromosome 1, ObraRS2, whole genome shotgun sequence, the following are encoded in one genomic region:
- the LOC102722068 gene encoding alpha-1,3-arabinosyltransferase XAT3-like produces the protein MKGSSGRLHALRFESQRFRLLTIVVGCFLISLTFLLSSRPDATVFSTLGPRASFEDARRPAIKTLLRSSSSAAATRDFHVDILPQQQRDARAHLQHGIDQASERTTEWVKDTVIIQESTDGGERPEEEEAAERVTADSGDDAASAVADEDNAVQTTAAVETETTTSTSTRPDHPVEEKKQRLPVKLQDGGEHALTPELRETTHSVDRQPLCDFSDFRTDICDFAGDVRMAANSSEFVLVESAAVGQPASHKVRPYPRKGDETCMGRVTEITVRSTADVASAPPCTRTHDVPAVTFSIGGYTGNIFHDFSDVIVPLYNTVQRYRGGVQLVMANVASWWLIKYDTLLRELSRHAPIDLAKAGAAGEVHCFPHAVVSLRAHRELIIERERSLDGLATPDFTRFLRGALSLPRDAPTRLGDGTGRRPRLLIISRRRTRLLLNLDAVVRAAEEVGFEVVVNESDVANDIGQVGRLINSCDVLLGVHGAGLTNMMFLPPGATMVQVVPWGGLQWIARMDYGEPAEAMGFKYIQYEIAVPESSLKDKYPAGDEIFTNPTGLHKRGFMFMKQTLMDGQDITIDISRFRPVLQQALDNLAN, from the exons ATGAAGGGGAGCAGCGGGCGGCTGCATGCCCTGCGGTTCGAGTCGCAGAGGTTCAGGCTGCTCACCATCGTCGTCGGCTGCTTCCTCATCTCCCtcaccttcctcctctcctcccgcccCGACGCCACCGTCTTCTCCACCC TGGGCCCCAGAGCGTCGTTCGAAGACGCGCGCAGGCCGGCGATCAAGACCCTGCTccgatcgtcgtcgtcggccgccgccacccgggATTTCCATGTCGACATCctgccgcagcagcagcgagacGCCCGTGCTCATCTTCAACACGGCATCGATCAAGCCTCTGAAAGGACGACAGAAT GGGTGAAGGACACGGTGATAATCCAGGAGagcaccgacggcggcgagaggccggaggaggaggaggcggcggagcgtgTCACGGCGGATTCCGGTGACGATGCTGCATCTGCAG TCGCCGACGAGGACAACGCCGTGCAGACCACGGCCGCCGTGGAAACTGAAACGACGACGTCGACTTCTACTCGTCCCGACCATCCAG tggaggagaagaagcaACGGCTTCCGGTGAAGCTTCAGGACGGCGGTGAGCATGCTCTGACGCCGGAGCTGAGGGAGACAACAC ATTCCGTGGACCGTCAGCCGCTCTGCGACTTCTCCGACTTCCGCACCGACATCTGCGacttcgccggcgacgtccgCATGGCCGCCAACTCGTCGGAGTTCGTCCTCGTCGAGTCGGCGGCGGTTGGGCAGCCGGCGTCGCACAAGGTGCGGCCGTACCCGCGGAAGGGTGACGAGACGTGCATGGGCCGCGTCACGGAGATCACCGTGCGGTCGACGGCCGACGTGGcgagcgcgccgccgtgcaCACGGACGCACGACGTCCCCGCCGTGACGTTCTCGATCGGCGGCTACACCGGCAACATCTTCCACGACTTCTCCGACGTGATCGTGCCGCTGTACAACACCGTGCAGCGGTaccgcggcggcgtgcagcTGGTGATGGCGAACGTGGCGTCGTGGTGGCTCATCAAGTACGACACGCTCCTCCGCGAGCTGTCGCGCCACGCGCCGATCGACCTCGCcaaggccggcgccgccggggaggtGCACTGCTTCCCGCACGCCGTCGTGAGCCTCCGCGCGCACCGGGAGCTCATCATCGAGCGGGAGCGCAGCCTGGACGGGCTGGCCACGCCGGACTTCACGCGGTTCCTCCGCGGCGCGCTCTCGCTGCCGCGCGACGCGCCGACGCGGCTCGGCGACGGCACCGGccggcgcccccgcctcctGATCATCTCACGGCGGCGCACCCGCCTGCTCCTGAacctcgacgccgtcgtccgcgCGGCCGAGGAGGTCGGGTTCGAGGTGGTGGTGAACGAGTCGGACGTGGCGAACGACATCGGGCAGGTCGGGAGGCTGATCAACTCGTGCGACGTGCTGCTCGGCGTCCATGGCGCCGGCCTGACCAACATGATGTTCCTGCCGCCCGGGGCGACGATGGTGCAGGTGGTGCCATGGGGCGGCCTGCAGTGGATCGCTCGCATGGACTACGGCGAGCCGGCGGAGGCCATGGGGTTCAAGTACATCCAGTACGAGATCGCCGTCCCCGAGAGCTCGCTCAAGGACAAGtaccccgccggcgacgagatcTTCACCAACCCGACGGGGCTCCACAAGAGAGGCTTCATGTTCATGAAGCAGACGCTCATGGATGGACAGGACATCACCATTGACATCAGCCGATTCAGGCCAGTGTTGCAGCAGGCACTCGACAACCTCGCCAACTAG
- the LOC102705568 gene encoding beta-1,2-xylosyltransferease XAX1-like — MASFMVQHGAGRAIAMKAAATARERKPRHSNGTAAATAAKNTSKPEPGRQLAVVRLFPACLLALLVCVCLAKFFSALPSQALWIGAGSRVVSSWEGSAASTNVPRRPAAPLIMATVSEDISTRSPELGSELRSESFKNETDSENKSTPERKVAISAGYDPPPEQEDSFRKSPQIAVSEIEAPKPRSKMSCDDKSKDDGFPYARPVVCHMSGDIRVAPATSSVTLTMPSQQREAAPPPPRRIRPYARQDEFLLPLVREVAITSAASEGDAPRCNVSHGVPAVIFSIGGYTGNFFHDMADVLVPLYLTTFHFKGKVQLFVANYKQWWIQKYKPVLRRLSRRDIVDFDSDGNVHCFDHVIVGLVRDRDLILGRDPTRNPKGYTMVDFTRFLRHSYGLRRHRPSVLGETSGKKPRMLIISRRRTRKLLNARQVAAMARELGFDVVVSEAGGGGGGGVKRFAAAVNACDVLVGVHGAGLANQAFLPTGGVVVQVVPWGRMEWMATNFYGAPAGGMGLRYVEYHVAAEESSLAARYPREHAVFSDPMAIHAQGWEALADVVMTQDVKLNLRRFRPTLLRVLDLLQD; from the exons ATGGCCTCCTTCATGGTGCAGCACGGCGCGGGCAGAGCCATCGCCATGAAggctgcggcgacggcgagggagaggaagCCGAGGCACAGCaacgggacggcggcggcgacggcggccaagAACACGAGCAAGCCCGAGCCCGGCAGgcagctcgccgtcgtcagGCTGTTCCCGGCGTGCCTCCTCGCCCTGCTGGTCTGCGTCTGCCTCGCCAAGTTCTTCTCTGCGCTGCCGTCTCAAGCCCTGT GGATTGGAGCAGGGAGCAGGGTGGTGAGTTCTTGGGAGGGCAGTGCTGCTAGTACGAATGTACCTCGAAGACCTGCTGCTCCTCTGATTATGGCCACAGTTTCTGAAGATATTTCGACAAGATCGCCGGAATTAG GTTCTGAGCTTAGAAGTGAAAGTTTTAAAAACGAGACAGATTCAGAGAATAAATCAACTCCAGAGAGAAAGGTTGCAATCTCTGCAGGGTATGATCCCCCTCCTGAACAGGAAGACTCTTTTAGGAAATCACCACAGATAG CAGTTTCAGAGATTGAAGCTCCAAAACCTAGAAGTAAGATGAGCTGTGATGATAAGAGTAAAGATGATGGCTTCCCTTATGCAAGGCCAGTCGTCTGCCACATGTCCGGTGACATTAGAGTTGCTCCGGCTACCTCCTCGGTTACTCTGACCATGCCATCGCAGCAACGCGaggctgcgccgccgccgccgcggcgcatCAGGCCATACGCACGCCAGGATGAGTTCCTGCTGCCTCTTGTAAGAGAAGTGGCGATCACATCAGCTGCAAGCGAAGGCGATGCTCCCAGATGCAATGTCAGCCATGGTGTCCCTGCAGTCATCTTCTCCATCGGCGGCTACACCGGCAACTTCTTCCATGACATGGCTGACGTGCTGGTCCCTCTCTACCTCACCACCTTCCATTTCAAAGGGAAGGTGCAGCTGTTCGTTGCAAACTACAAGCAGTGGTGGATTCAGAAGTACAAGCCGGTGCTCCGGCGGCTGTCGCGTCGAGACATCGTCGATTTCGACTCCGACGGCAATGTCCATTGCTTCGATCACGTGATCGTTGGGCTGGTGAGAGACAGGGACCTGATCCTTGGCCGGGATCCGACGAGGAACCCCAAGGGATACACCATGGTCGACTTCACGAGATTCTTGCGCCACTCGTACGGCCTGAGGAGGCACAGGCCGTCGGTGCTCGGCGAGACGAGCGGCAAGAAGCCGAGGATGCTGATCATATCGAGGCGACGGACGAGGAAGCTGCTGAACGCTCGTCaggtggcggcgatggcgagggaGCTCGGGTTCGACGTGGTGGTGtccgaggccggcggcggcggaggcggaggcgtgAAGAGgttcgcggcggcggtgaacgcGTGCGACGTGCTGGTGGGCGTCCACGGCGCCGGGCTGGCGAACCAGGCGTTCCTCCCGACGGGCGGCGTGGTGGTGCAGGTCGTGCCGTGGGGGAGGATGGAGTGGATGGCGACCAACTTCTACGGCGCGCCGGCGGGTGGCATGGGGCTGAGGTACGTGGAGTACCAcgtcgcggcggaggagagcaGCCTGGCGGCGAGGTACCCGAGGGAGCACGCCGTGTTCAGCGACCCCATGGCCATCCACGCCCAGGGCTGGGAGGCGCTCGCCGACGTCGTCATGACGCAGGATGTCAAGCTCAACCTCCGCAGGTTCAGGCCCACGCTTCTGCGTGTCCTCGACCTTCTCCAGGACTGA
- the LOC102705290 gene encoding beta-1,2-xylosyltransferase XYXT1-like: protein MGGEHGKLIKSLKGAAQKYLGVGFLLGFFLVLLTYFTVSEQFAIAAPNAIRKTSPGHPSPTITPAVEEKKQLPPIIEQKQPPKAEHEHAAVVQEKTPSAEEIEIQKETEEDHTQDKPTDVATVEESAPAKKPACDIQGPWASDVCSIDGDVRIHGAAHTVVIPPPIEAGGSNPNPQEWRILPYSRKHMGGLKEVTVREVASAGDAPACDVRSPVPALVFAMGGLTGNYWHDFSDVLIPLYLQARRFDGEVQLVVENIQMWYVGKYKRILDRLSRYDIVDMDKDDKVRCFPGAVVGIRMHKEFSIDPAREPMGHSMPEFTKFLRETFSLPRDAPVSVKPGDEARKPRMMIISRRHPRKLMNVDEVVRAAERVGFEVVIGDPPFNVDVGEFAREVNRADVLMGVHGAGLTNSVFLPTGAVFIQVVPYGKMEHIGKVDFGEPAEDMQLKYIAYSAGVDESTLVETLGRDHPAVRDPESVHRSGWGKVAEYYLGKQDIRLDLARFEPVLRNAMDLLKEN, encoded by the exons atgggAGGTGAACATGGCAAGCTCATCAagagcttgaagggtgcagCTCAGAAGTATCTCGGTGTCGGCTTCTTGCTCGGCTtcttcctcgtcctcctcaccTACTTCACCGTCTCCGAGCAGTTCGCCATCGCCGCACCCAACG CTATTCGGAAAACATCACCGGGGCACCCCTCACCGACGATCACCCCGGCCGTGGAAGAGAAGAAGCAACTGCCCCCTATCATAG AGCAGAAGCAGCCACCAAAGGCAGAGCATGAGCATGCAGCGGTAGTACAGGAGAAGACCCCGTCAGCTGAAGAGATAGAGATACAGAAAGAAACAGAGGAGGACCATACCCAGGACAAGCCCACTG ATGTCGCCACCGTGGAGGAGAGCGCTCCGGCCAAGAAGCCGGCGTGTGACATCCAGGGGCCATGGGCCTCCGACGTGTGCAGcatcgacggcgacgtgcGCATCCATGGCGCGGCGCACACCGTCGTCATCCCGCCGCCGATCGAGGCCGGCGGCAGCAACCCGAACCCGCAGGAGTGGCGCATTCTGCCCTACTCGAGGAAGCACATGGGCGGGCTGAAGGAGGTGACGGTGCgcgaggtggcgtcggcggGGGACGCCCCGGCGTGCGACGTGCGGTCGCCGGTGCCGGCGCTGGTGTTCGCCATGGGCGGGCTGACGGGCAACTACTGGCACGACTTCAGCGACGTGTTGATCCCGCTGTACCTGCAGGCGCGGCGGTTCGACGGCGAGGTGCAGCTGGTGGTGGAGAACATCCAGATGTGGTACGTCGGAAAGTACAAGCGCATCCTGGACCGGCTGTCGAGGTACGACATTGTCGACATGGACAAGGACGACAAGGTCCGGTGCTTCCCCGGCGCGGTGGTCGGCATCCGCATGCACAAGGAGTTCAGCATCGACCCGGCGCGCGAGCCGATGGGGCACTCCATGCCGGAGTTCACCAAGTTCCTCCGCGAGACCTTCTCGCTGCCGCGCGACGCGCCGGTGAGCGTCAagcccggcgacgaggcgaGGAAGCCGCGGATGATGATCATCTCGCGGCGGCACCCGCGCAAGCTGATGAACGTGGACGAGGTGGTgcgggcggcggagcgcgTGGGGTTCGAGGTGGTGATCGGCGACCCGCCGTTCAACGTGGACGTCGGGGAGTTCGCGCGGGAGGTGAACCGCGCCGACGTGCTGATGGGCGTCCACGGCGCCGGCCTGACGAACTCGGTGTTCCTGCCGACGGGCGCCGTGTTCATCCAGGTGGTGCCGTACGGGAAGATGGAGCACATCGGGAAGGTGGACTTCGGCGAGCCGGCGGAGGACATGCAGCTCAAGTACATCGCCTACtccgccggcgtcgacgagaGCACGCTGGTGGAGACGCTGGGGCGCGACCACCCGGCGGTGCGCGACCCGGAGTCGGTTCACCGGAGCGGGTGGGGGAAGGTCGCCGAGTACTACCTCGGCAAGCAGGACATCCGGCTCGACCTCGCCCGCTTCGAGCCCGTCCTCCGCAACGCCATGGATCTCCTCAAAGAGAACTAA
- the LOC102705014 gene encoding beta-1,2-xylosyltransferase XYXT1-like translates to MGGEVKPAKGLRRHLNSGFVAGFLLVLVTYVIVSQQFAMDTPTAVTSTAPRIDEKESMSKAPVETDDKVRQEWQPKETPKDTSSAVATEELPKIDSTNAKPIENGKVVCSSNGFYSDTCDVDGDVRINGTALSVTLVPASRSSERREWKIQPYPRRTVSGIQEVTVTQLATPGAAAPACTVSHGVPAVVFALGGLTGNYWHDFSDVLVPLFVASRQYGGEVQFLVSNIQPWWLGKYEAIVRRLSRYDAVDLDRDGEVRCFRHVTVGLRMHKEFSVRPELAPGGLTMADFTAFLRDAYALPRAAAAIGVTQSPPQKRPRLVVIRRGHYRKLVNMDEVVRAAEAAGFETAVMAPRFDERVEDVAREVNTFDAMVGVHGAGLTNAAFLPAGAVVIQVVPYGRLERMAKADFGEPVADMGLRYVEYSVAAEESTLLEMLGPEHEVLKDPAAVHRSGWDMVAEYYLGKQDVRINVTRFAPILAQAFHHLRHS, encoded by the exons ATGGGCGGCGAGGTGAAGCCGGCGAAGGGCCTCCGGAGGCACCTCAACTCCGGCTTCGTCGCCGgcttcctcctcgtcctcgtcacCTACGTCATCGTCTCGCAGCAGTTCGCCATGGACACTCCCACTG CTGTCACCAGCACGGCGCCACGGATCGACGAGAAAGAGTCGATGAGCAAGGCTCCCGTTGAAACAG ATGACAAGGTGAGGCAGGAGTGGCAGCCAAAGGAGACACCAAAGGACACGTCCTCTGCCGTCGCAACAGAGGAGTTGCCCAAAATCGACTCGACAAATGCCAAACCGATTG AGAACGGCAAGGTGGTGTGCAGCTCGAACGGCTTCTACTCTGACACCtgcgacgtcgacggcgacgtccgGATCAACGGCACGGCTCTGTCAGTGACCCTGGTTCCGGCGAGCCGTTCGTCGGAGCGCCGCGAGTGGAAGATCCAGCCGTACCCGCGCAGGACCGTGTCCGGCATCCAGGAGGTGACCGTGACGCAGCTGGCCACGCCGGGGGCCGCGGCACCGGCGTGCACGGTGAGCCACGGCGTGCCCGCCGTCGTGTTCGCGCTCGGCGGCCTGACTGGCAACTACTGGCACGACTTCAGCGACGTGCTGGTGCCGCTGTTCGTGGCGTCGCGGCAGTACGGCGGCGAGGTCCAGTTCCTGGTCAGCAACATCCAGCCGTGGTGGCTCGGCAAGTACGAGGCCATCGTTCGGCGGCTGTCGAGGTACGATGCCGTCGACCTcgaccgcgacggcgaggtccgGTGCTTCCGCCACGTAACCGTCGGGCTCCGCATGCACAAGGAGTTCAGCGTCAGGCCGGAGCTGGCGCCGGGCGGTCTGACCATGGCGGACTTCACCGCGTTCCTCCGGGACGCCTACGCGCTGCCccgagccgcggcggcgatcggcgTGACCCAGAGCCCGCCACAGAAGCGGCCGCGGCTGGTGGTGATCCGGCGCGGGCACTACCGGAAGCTGGTGAATATGGACGAGGTggtgcgcgcggcggaggcggccgggtTCGAGACGGCGGTGATGGCGCCGCGGTTCGACGAGCGGGTGGAGGACGTGGCCCGCGAGGTGAACACGTTCGACGCGATGGTGGGCGTGCACGGCGCCGGGCTGACGAACGCGGCGTTCCtgccggcgggggcggtggtgATCCAGGTGGTGCCGTACGGGCGGCTGGAGCGGATGGCCAAAGCAGACTTCGGCGAGCCGGTGGCGGACATGGGGCTCCGGTACGTCGAGTacagcgtcgccgccgaggagaGCACGCTGCTGGAGATGCTGGGGCCGGAGCACGAGGTGTTGAAGgacccggcggcggtgcaccgGAGCGGGTGGGACATGGTCGCCGAGTACTACCTCGGCAAGCAGGACGTCCGCATCAACGTCACCCGCTTCGCGCCCATTCTCGCGCAGGCGTTTCATCACCTTCGCCATTCGTAA